The proteins below come from a single Sphingomonas carotinifaciens genomic window:
- the greA gene encoding transcription elongation factor GreA, which yields MATVEKMPMLQEGYEKLTADLKRLKAERPLIVDAIEEARAHGDLSENAEYHAAKEQQGQNEATISDIEDKLARAQIIDPKELSGDKVVFGATVTLLDEDDKPVTYQIVGQTEADAKTGRISYNSPLGRALIGRKVDDEVEVSVPAGERYYLVSKIDFI from the coding sequence ATGGCGACCGTCGAAAAGATGCCGATGCTCCAGGAGGGCTATGAAAAGCTCACCGCGGACCTGAAGCGTCTGAAAGCCGAACGCCCCCTGATCGTCGATGCGATCGAGGAAGCACGTGCGCACGGCGATCTGTCGGAAAATGCCGAATATCACGCCGCCAAGGAACAGCAGGGCCAGAACGAAGCCACGATCAGCGATATCGAGGACAAGCTGGCGCGGGCGCAGATCATCGATCCCAAGGAGCTTTCGGGCGACAAGGTCGTGTTCGGCGCGACCGTGACGCTGCTGGACGAGGACGACAAGCCGGTGACGTACCAGATCGTCGGCCAGACCGAGGCGGACGCCAAGACCGGGCGGATCAGCTACAACTCGCCGCTGGGTCGCGCGCTGATCGGCCGCAAGGTGGATGACGAGGTGGAAGTGTCGGTGCCCGCGGGCGAGCGCTACTACCTCGTATCCAAGATCGACTTCATCTGA
- a CDS encoding rhomboid family intramembrane serine protease, translating into MDWSQARATATITIVTLVASLLILAMNLLPEAAVGGGFIPLRFDAAVPPDAGFPVPAILTPLTATLIHGGFAHVALNLLMLVYCGGQAERAVGARGIVLLYVAGAFAAALGQYLMDPVSHVPMIGASGAISAVVGAYALLYGQRRAQAVAGVSADVVHVLWLAAAWIGIQLLVGLAGFGGTTIAIGAHIGGFIAGLALARPLLLWRYRGA; encoded by the coding sequence GTGGACTGGAGCCAGGCACGCGCCACCGCGACGATCACCATCGTCACGCTGGTCGCGTCGCTGCTCATCCTGGCGATGAACCTGCTGCCGGAGGCGGCGGTGGGCGGCGGCTTCATTCCGCTGCGCTTCGACGCCGCCGTGCCGCCCGATGCGGGCTTTCCGGTGCCGGCGATCCTGACGCCGCTGACGGCCACCCTGATCCATGGCGGGTTCGCGCATGTCGCGCTGAACCTGCTGATGCTGGTCTATTGCGGTGGGCAGGCGGAGCGGGCGGTGGGCGCGCGCGGGATCGTCCTGCTGTACGTTGCCGGCGCGTTTGCCGCGGCACTCGGCCAATATCTGATGGACCCGGTGTCGCATGTGCCGATGATAGGGGCGAGCGGCGCGATCTCCGCGGTCGTCGGCGCCTATGCGCTGCTCTATGGCCAGCGTCGTGCGCAGGCAGTGGCGGGCGTGTCGGCGGATGTGGTGCATGTGCTGTGGCTGGCCGCGGCGTGGATCGGCATCCAGTTGCTCGTCGGGCTGGCCGGGTTCGGCGGCACGACGATCGCGATCGGCGCGCATATCGGGGGCTTCATCGCCGGACTGGCGCTGGCCCGGCCGCTGCTGCTCTGGCGCTATCGCGGGGCCTGA
- a CDS encoding DUF4170 domain-containing protein, which yields MSKLHLVFGGRVSDPQTLDFVDPSKLEVVGIFPDYASAEKAWRAAAQRTVDDAEMRFVVVHLHRLLEPQLPLA from the coding sequence GTGAGCAAGCTGCATCTCGTCTTCGGCGGCCGCGTCAGCGACCCTCAGACGCTCGATTTCGTTGACCCCTCCAAGCTGGAAGTGGTCGGCATCTTCCCCGATTATGCCAGCGCCGAAAAGGCATGGCGCGCCGCGGCCCAGCGGACCGTCGACGATGCCGAGATGCGTTTCGTGGTCGTCCACCTCCACCGCCTGCTGGAGCCGCAGCTTCCGCTGGCGTAA
- a CDS encoding cell wall hydrolase: MRHRHLPSLARAGVLLAAATSCVPQPRAARDAAAAPSAPLAAQPLLRELALDVPADAVAPEAAALPAAALAPAPPFSGQAASADDAARAADCLTAAVYYEARSEPVDGQRAVAQVVLNRVRDRAFPRSVCGVVYQRSSRGCQFSFVCDGSMDRRREPGAWARAEAVARGALAGLVYDPVGSATFYHTSAILPWWAPSLSRIGTVGAHIFYRWRGGMERALAFRQSYAGVEPGSTPPLLTPAAEPQIATVLAEEVERTGGVTIHRGGQTLVAQGKAPVQQSGGVRIHRGVPAPAAMQDAGAVIGEEESPT; this comes from the coding sequence GTGAGGCACCGCCATCTTCCGTCCCTTGCGCGCGCCGGGGTCCTGCTCGCGGCCGCCACCTCGTGCGTGCCGCAGCCACGGGCGGCGCGCGACGCGGCGGCGGCGCCGTCCGCACCGCTCGCCGCGCAGCCGCTGCTGCGCGAACTGGCGCTGGACGTACCCGCCGATGCCGTCGCACCCGAAGCCGCCGCGCTGCCCGCAGCGGCGCTCGCCCCCGCCCCGCCCTTCTCGGGCCAGGCGGCAAGCGCGGACGATGCGGCGCGCGCCGCCGACTGCCTGACTGCCGCGGTCTATTACGAGGCACGCTCCGAACCCGTCGACGGCCAGCGCGCGGTGGCGCAGGTGGTGTTAAACCGGGTACGCGACCGGGCTTTCCCGCGCAGCGTCTGCGGCGTCGTCTATCAGCGCTCGTCGCGCGGATGCCAGTTCAGCTTCGTGTGCGACGGATCGATGGACCGGCGACGCGAGCCGGGTGCATGGGCCAGAGCCGAGGCCGTCGCCCGCGGGGCGCTGGCGGGTCTGGTCTATGACCCGGTCGGCTCGGCCACCTTTTATCACACCAGCGCGATCCTGCCCTGGTGGGCTCCCAGCCTGTCGCGGATCGGCACGGTGGGTGCGCATATCTTCTATCGCTGGCGCGGCGGCATGGAGCGCGCGCTGGCCTTTCGGCAAAGCTATGCCGGTGTGGAGCCGGGCAGCACGCCGCCCCTCCTGACGCCAGCGGCCGAGCCGCAGATCGCCACCGTGCTGGCCGAGGAGGTCGAGCGCACCGGCGGCGTCACCATCCATCGTGGCGGGCAGACGCTGGTCGCCCAGGGCAAGGCCCCCGTCCAGCAGAGCGGCGGCGTGCGCATCCATCGCGGCGTCCCGGCGCCGGCCGCGATGCAGGATGCCGGGGCCGTGATCGGTGAGGAGGAAAGTCCGACCTGA
- a CDS encoding NADH:flavin oxidoreductase/NADH oxidase, with protein MANPALFQPLSLGGMALPNRIVIAPMCQYSAQDGCMTDWHLIHLGQLALSGAGLLTIEATAVVPEGRITWADVGLWDDATEAAMARVIESVRRWSDMPIAIQLAHAGRKASTERPWDGGAQLAPDHAHGWQTVAPSAVPFEAHEVSPVALDRDGLARVRDAFAEAAKRSARLGLDAVQLHGAHGYLLHQFLSPLSNRRDDDYGGSLENRMRFPLEVFDAVRAAFPADKPVTMRVSGTDWVEGGWDVEQTIAFSQALEARGCAAIHVSSGGLHPDQKIPVGPNYQVPLARAVKQATTMPVVAVGLITGYEQAEAIVATDDADMIALARTILYDPRWPWHAAAELGAQVKAAPQYLRSQPRRFKDLFGE; from the coding sequence ATGGCCAATCCCGCCCTGTTCCAGCCCCTGTCGCTCGGCGGCATGGCGCTGCCCAACCGCATCGTCATCGCCCCGATGTGCCAATATTCGGCGCAAGACGGCTGCATGACCGACTGGCACCTGATCCATCTCGGCCAGCTTGCCCTGTCGGGTGCCGGCCTGCTGACGATCGAGGCGACCGCGGTCGTCCCCGAAGGTCGTATCACCTGGGCCGATGTCGGCCTGTGGGACGATGCGACCGAGGCGGCGATGGCGCGCGTGATCGAGAGTGTCCGCCGCTGGTCGGACATGCCGATCGCGATCCAGTTGGCGCATGCCGGGCGCAAGGCGTCGACCGAGCGGCCCTGGGACGGCGGCGCGCAACTGGCCCCGGATCATGCGCATGGCTGGCAGACGGTCGCCCCCTCGGCGGTGCCGTTCGAGGCCCATGAAGTGTCGCCGGTCGCGCTGGATCGCGACGGACTGGCGCGGGTGCGTGACGCCTTTGCGGAGGCGGCGAAGCGGTCGGCGCGGCTTGGGCTGGATGCGGTGCAGTTGCACGGTGCGCATGGCTATCTGCTCCACCAGTTCCTGTCGCCGCTGTCGAATCGGCGCGACGACGATTATGGCGGCTCGCTGGAGAACCGGATGCGTTTTCCGCTGGAGGTGTTCGATGCGGTACGCGCGGCCTTCCCGGCGGACAAGCCGGTGACGATGCGCGTGTCCGGCACCGACTGGGTGGAAGGCGGCTGGGATGTCGAACAGACCATCGCCTTTTCACAGGCGCTGGAAGCGCGCGGCTGTGCCGCGATCCATGTATCGAGCGGGGGCCTGCACCCGGACCAGAAGATCCCGGTCGGCCCCAATTACCAGGTGCCGCTGGCCCGCGCGGTGAAGCAGGCGACGACCATGCCCGTCGTCGCGGTCGGCCTGATAACCGGCTACGAACAGGCCGAGGCGATCGTGGCGACCGACGACGCGGACATGATCGCGCTGGCCCGCACCATCCTCTACGATCCCCGCTGGCCGTGGCATGCCGCGGCCGAGCTGGGCGCGCAGGTCAAGGCCGCGCCGCAATATCTCCGCTCGCAGCCCCGCCGGTTCAAGGACCTGTTCGGCGAATGA
- the xylA gene encoding xylose isomerase: protein MATDFFADVPTIRYEGPDTDNELAYRWYDKDRMVLGKRMEDHLRFAACFWHSFCWPGSDVFGGGTFDRPWHRGANDSAAAASKREVAFDFFSKLDIPYYCFHDVDVMADAHGVAEHRRLFAEAVDHLEQLQGSSGRKLLWGTANLFGHPRFAAGGATNPDPEVFAFGAMQVRDALEATHRLGGANYVLWGGREGYETLHNTDLGRELDNLGRFLTLVVEHKHKIGFKGTILIEPKPHEPTKHQYDFDTATVYGFLKRYGLEDEVRVNIEANHATLAGHTFEHEIATAGALGIFGSIDANRGDHQNGWDTDQFPNSVEEMTLAMLEILRAGGFTTGGFNFDAKVRRQSMEPVDLFYGHVGGIDTVAKGLLNAAALIEDGRLDAIKAERYAGWDGEFGQAIAALDLAGIADLAEARAIDPRPRSGRQERIENLLNRFQ from the coding sequence ATGGCCACCGACTTCTTCGCCGACGTGCCGACGATTCGCTATGAAGGTCCCGATACGGACAATGAACTCGCCTATCGCTGGTACGACAAGGACCGGATGGTGCTGGGCAAGCGGATGGAGGACCATCTGCGCTTTGCCGCCTGTTTCTGGCACAGCTTCTGCTGGCCGGGGTCGGACGTGTTCGGCGGCGGCACCTTCGACCGGCCCTGGCACCGCGGCGCGAACGACAGCGCGGCGGCGGCGAGCAAGCGCGAGGTGGCGTTCGACTTCTTCTCCAAGCTCGACATACCCTATTACTGCTTCCACGATGTCGACGTGATGGCCGATGCGCACGGCGTCGCCGAGCATCGCCGCCTGTTTGCCGAAGCGGTCGATCATCTGGAGCAGCTGCAAGGATCGTCCGGCCGCAAGCTGCTGTGGGGCACGGCGAACCTGTTCGGCCATCCGCGCTTCGCGGCGGGCGGCGCGACCAATCCGGACCCGGAGGTCTTCGCGTTCGGCGCGATGCAGGTGCGCGACGCGTTGGAGGCGACGCATCGCCTGGGCGGCGCGAACTATGTGCTGTGGGGCGGTCGCGAAGGCTATGAAACGCTGCACAACACCGATCTCGGTCGCGAGCTGGACAATCTCGGCCGCTTCCTGACGCTGGTGGTGGAGCACAAGCACAAGATCGGCTTCAAGGGCACGATCCTGATCGAGCCCAAGCCGCACGAGCCGACCAAGCATCAGTACGACTTCGACACCGCCACCGTGTACGGCTTCCTGAAGCGCTACGGACTGGAGGACGAGGTTCGCGTCAATATCGAGGCGAACCATGCGACGCTTGCCGGCCATACCTTCGAACACGAAATCGCGACCGCGGGTGCGCTGGGCATCTTCGGGTCGATCGACGCCAATCGCGGCGATCACCAGAATGGCTGGGACACCGACCAGTTTCCCAATTCGGTCGAGGAGATGACGCTGGCGATGCTGGAGATCCTGCGCGCGGGCGGCTTCACCACCGGCGGCTTCAACTTCGACGCCAAGGTGCGGCGCCAGTCGATGGAGCCGGTCGACCTGTTCTACGGTCATGTCGGCGGGATCGACACGGTCGCCAAGGGCCTGCTGAACGCCGCCGCGCTGATCGAGGACGGCCGCTTGGATGCGATCAAGGCGGAGCGCTATGCCGGCTGGGACGGCGAATTCGGCCAGGCGATCGCCGCACTCGACCTGGCCGGGATCGCCGACCTGGCGGAAGCGCGCGCGATCGACCCCCGCCCCCGCTCCGGCCGGCAGGAGCGGATCGAAAACCTGCTCAACCGCTTCCAATAG
- the xylB gene encoding xylulokinase, with translation MFLGIDIGTSGVKAVVLDAGGTVVAQGTAPLGVQRPQALWSEQAADTWWDATCAAVEAIDADVRRGVRGIGLAGQMHGATLLGADDRPLRPAILWNDGRSYAECEELERAAPDLHTVAGNLAMPGFTAPKLLWVRRHEPDVFAATRTVLLPKDDVRLRMTGEKVSDMSDAAGTLWLDVGARRWSNDLLAATGLGVGHMPRLVEGSAISGVLRAEVAARWGMAPVPVAGGGGDNAAGAVGVGVVRDGDALLSLGTSGVIFVANDRFKPYPQGAVHAFCHCLPGMWHQMSVHLSAAACIDWVARLTGAPGAAAVFEQAERAGPASGPELFLPYLSGERTPHNDAQVRGGFLRLDHDTGPERLSQAVLEGVAFALADGIGVLRAAGTTIDRLAVIGGGARSRYWGRTLAAAMQVPLVYLQGGEVGPALGAARLAQLAVDGGDPADVCIAPPVSHIVEPERDLIDRLAPKYAAFRDAYPRIKP, from the coding sequence ATGTTCCTGGGTATCGATATCGGCACGTCCGGCGTGAAGGCGGTGGTGCTGGACGCGGGTGGTACGGTGGTGGCGCAGGGTACCGCCCCGCTCGGCGTGCAGCGGCCACAGGCGCTGTGGTCCGAACAGGCGGCGGACACCTGGTGGGACGCGACCTGCGCGGCGGTTGAGGCGATCGATGCCGATGTGCGGCGCGGCGTGCGGGGCATCGGGCTGGCCGGGCAGATGCACGGCGCCACGCTGCTCGGCGCCGACGACCGGCCGCTCCGCCCCGCCATCCTGTGGAATGACGGGCGCTCCTACGCCGAATGCGAGGAACTGGAACGTGCCGCGCCCGACCTCCACACGGTGGCGGGCAATCTGGCGATGCCCGGCTTCACCGCGCCCAAATTGCTGTGGGTGCGCCGTCACGAACCGGACGTGTTCGCCGCGACACGCACCGTGCTGCTGCCCAAGGACGACGTTCGACTGCGCATGACCGGTGAGAAGGTGTCGGACATGTCCGACGCCGCCGGTACGCTGTGGCTGGATGTCGGCGCACGCCGGTGGAGCAACGATCTGCTCGCGGCCACCGGCCTTGGGGTCGGGCACATGCCGCGGCTGGTGGAAGGATCGGCGATCTCGGGTGTGTTGCGTGCCGAGGTCGCGGCGCGCTGGGGCATGGCCCCGGTGCCCGTCGCCGGCGGCGGTGGCGACAATGCCGCCGGTGCGGTCGGCGTCGGTGTGGTCCGCGACGGCGATGCGCTGTTGTCGCTGGGCACCTCGGGCGTGATCTTCGTCGCGAACGACCGCTTCAAACCCTATCCGCAAGGGGCGGTTCACGCCTTTTGTCACTGCCTGCCCGGTATGTGGCATCAGATGAGCGTGCATCTGTCGGCGGCGGCCTGCATCGACTGGGTGGCGCGGCTGACCGGTGCGCCGGGGGCGGCGGCGGTGTTCGAGCAGGCCGAGCGCGCCGGCCCGGCATCCGGCCCGGAGCTTTTCCTGCCCTATCTGTCGGGCGAGCGGACGCCGCATAACGACGCGCAGGTGCGCGGCGGCTTCCTGCGCCTCGACCATGACACCGGCCCCGAACGGCTGTCGCAAGCGGTGCTGGAGGGGGTCGCCTTTGCACTGGCGGACGGCATCGGCGTGCTGCGCGCCGCGGGTACGACGATCGACCGGCTGGCGGTGATCGGCGGCGGTGCGCGGTCGCGCTACTGGGGCCGAACGCTGGCCGCCGCGATGCAGGTGCCGCTGGTCTATCTGCAGGGTGGCGAGGTCGGGCCGGCGCTGGGCGCGGCACGCCTGGCGCAACTGGCGGTCGACGGCGGCGATCCGGCGGACGTCTGCATAGCTCCGCCCGTGTCCCACATCGTCGAGCCGGAACGCGACCTGATCGACCGGCTCGCCCCGAAATACGCCGCCTTCCGCGACGCCTATCCCCGTATCAAGCCCTGA
- a CDS encoding glycoside hydrolase family 43 protein — MRRIRSLSVVPALALAIAIAACSPSGLDGNAAATNESAANAQGQGKRYLSQPLVTEIYTADPSAHVFGGKIYVYNSHDIDGPTPEDDLGAHFEMRDYRVLSMDKIGGPVTIGPVALDVSQVPWAEKQMWAPDAAYKNGTYYLYFPAKDRQGAFRIGVATSKNPMGPFKPNPQPIKGSFSIDPAVFTDDDGKSYMYFGGIWGGQLQRNTSGTYDPNGSKTDLQADDKPALTPKVAAMDPGMTEFAEKPRDVVILDERGQPLKGGDHDRRFFEASWMHKYNGKYYFSYSTGDTHYLVYAIGDSPYGPFTYKGRIMEPVEGWTTHHSIVEWDGRWWLFYADTQLSGQTRLRNVKVTEMFYNPDGTIKTINPVLK; from the coding sequence ATGCGCCGCATCCGATCGCTGTCTGTCGTGCCCGCGCTGGCACTCGCCATCGCCATCGCCGCCTGTTCCCCCTCCGGTCTGGACGGCAATGCCGCCGCCACGAACGAGAGCGCCGCCAATGCGCAGGGTCAGGGCAAGCGTTACCTGTCGCAGCCGCTGGTCACCGAAATCTACACCGCCGACCCGTCTGCGCATGTCTTCGGCGGCAAGATCTACGTCTATAACAGCCACGATATTGACGGACCGACGCCCGAGGACGATCTGGGCGCGCATTTCGAGATGCGCGATTACCGCGTGCTCAGCATGGACAAGATCGGCGGCCCGGTGACGATCGGCCCGGTCGCGCTGGACGTGTCCCAGGTGCCTTGGGCCGAAAAGCAGATGTGGGCGCCCGACGCGGCATACAAGAACGGCACCTATTATCTCTATTTTCCCGCCAAGGACCGGCAGGGCGCGTTCCGCATCGGCGTCGCCACCTCGAAGAACCCCATGGGCCCATTCAAGCCCAATCCGCAGCCGATCAAGGGCAGTTTCTCGATCGACCCGGCCGTCTTCACCGATGACGACGGCAAGTCGTACATGTATTTCGGCGGCATCTGGGGCGGGCAGCTTCAGCGCAATACCAGCGGCACCTATGATCCGAACGGATCGAAGACCGACCTGCAGGCGGATGACAAGCCGGCGTTGACCCCCAAGGTCGCGGCGATGGACCCCGGTATGACCGAATTCGCGGAAAAGCCGCGCGACGTCGTCATCCTGGATGAGCGCGGCCAGCCGCTCAAAGGTGGCGACCATGACCGTCGCTTCTTCGAAGCGTCGTGGATGCACAAATATAACGGCAAATATTACTTCAGCTACTCGACCGGCGACACGCACTACCTGGTCTATGCGATCGGCGACTCACCCTATGGTCCCTTTACCTACAAGGGCCGGATCATGGAGCCGGTCGAGGGGTGGACGACGCATCATTCGATCGTCGAATGGGACGGCCGCTGGTGGCTGTTCTACGCCGACACGCAACTGTCCGGCCAGACCCGGCTGCGCAACGTGAAGGTGACGGAGATGTTCTACAATCCCGACGGCACCATCAAGACGATCAATCCGGTCCTGAAATAA
- a CDS encoding LacI family DNA-binding transcriptional regulator, translating to MSQKPTRRTRSAPTISDVAKAAGVSLMTVSRVINGENNVRPATREAVNAAIAALNYAPNPAARSLAGAAQIRIGMLYSNPSAGFLSEFLLGSLDQASRSDVQIIVEKCEIGEHEVEVARHLIEGGIDGIVLPPPLCEADAVLAALNQARIPTVLVASGEPCEAMLAVRIDDRTAALDMTRHIMALGHQRIGFIRGNPNLTASDRRFEGYRAALDEAGIAFDEGLVTQGLYTYRSGLDAAERLLERDDPPSAIFASNDDMAAATVAVAHRRGLDVPGDLTVVGFDDTTLATAIWPELTTIHQPIADMARAAVELLVSAIRRQTGAAEPHRLLDFSLIRRQSDAAPRRRPPARLG from the coding sequence ATGAGCCAGAAACCGACGCGCCGTACCCGTAGCGCTCCCACCATCAGCGACGTTGCCAAGGCTGCCGGCGTTTCCCTGATGACCGTGTCGCGTGTCATCAATGGCGAGAACAATGTCCGACCCGCCACCCGCGAGGCGGTGAACGCGGCGATCGCGGCGCTGAACTACGCGCCCAACCCGGCGGCACGCAGCCTGGCCGGCGCGGCGCAGATCCGCATCGGCATGCTCTACAGCAATCCGAGTGCCGGCTTTCTCAGCGAATTCCTGCTCGGCAGCCTCGACCAGGCATCGCGTTCCGACGTGCAGATCATTGTCGAAAAATGCGAGATCGGCGAGCATGAGGTGGAGGTCGCCCGCCACCTGATCGAGGGTGGCATCGACGGCATCGTGCTGCCGCCTCCTTTGTGCGAGGCCGATGCGGTACTCGCCGCGCTCAACCAGGCACGCATTCCCACCGTGCTGGTCGCCAGCGGCGAGCCGTGCGAGGCGATGCTGGCGGTGCGCATCGATGACCGTACCGCCGCACTGGACATGACGCGCCACATCATGGCGCTGGGTCACCAGCGTATCGGCTTCATCCGCGGCAATCCCAACCTCACGGCCAGCGACCGGCGGTTCGAGGGGTACCGGGCGGCGCTGGACGAGGCGGGGATCGCCTTTGACGAGGGGCTGGTGACGCAAGGGCTCTATACCTATCGCTCCGGGCTGGACGCGGCCGAACGGCTGCTGGAGCGCGACGATCCGCCATCGGCGATCTTCGCCTCCAACGACGACATGGCCGCCGCGACCGTCGCGGTGGCGCATCGCCGCGGGCTGGACGTGCCCGGCGACCTGACCGTGGTCGGCTTCGACGATACCACGCTGGCGACCGCCATCTGGCCCGAGCTGACTACCATCCACCAGCCCATCGCCGACATGGCCCGCGCCGCCGTCGAACTGCTCGTCTCGGCGATCCGCCGGCAGACGGGGGCGGCCGAACCGCACCGGTTGCTCGATTTCAGCCTGATCCGGCGCCAGTCGGACGCGGCACCCAGGCGGCGTCCGCCCGCGCGGCTCGGCTGA
- a CDS encoding glycoside hydrolase family 97 protein, with product MTNIRHGLLLAATCLAGASPAAAQQALTLASPDGTIVFSLNGSTGGPPQFQVARRGEPVIAPSPLGFNFTDGSRTDALSARELRRSVADRMLPLVATKTAKARDHYNEMVVALADPAGARAAIELTVRAYDDGIAFRYTMPGGAKPTEIRVERTGFSFPTDDKCWGLNVGRFTSSHEGYYDPLTISQLRPTDLYDNPLLCRTPSGATNFMLTEADLTDYPGSYFAGRGDGGLGVEVVQAMLPGELRTAVRKAAGQAVVTPWRVVLMADKAGDLIASNTIGNLNPQPSGDWSWLKPGKSAWDWWSGPYFPGQAPEPMTMTGLKKLIDFAGQAGLPYLLVDEGWALNSGVGGSAPPDTDITKTQSGLNMPELVAYAKARRVDLLLWLQWSQLDQRLEEALDQYARWGIKGIKVDFMDRNDQPMVNYYHRVLAAAAKRHLMVDLHGAYPPTGLARTWPNFVTQEGVMGAEYNKWSRLITARHNVNLAFTRMVLGPLDYTPGGFRNRTPADFQIVNSPPQVQTTRGAALAMYVVWESPLQMVSDSPDAYAGQPEFGFIQAVPTVWDETRFLDGDIDSHVVIARRKGRDWYIGAMTTEQGRPVTLPLNFLGKGRFKAEIWQDGAAADQAVRSNRTVSAEDSLSLLLAPSGGAAVRLTPAG from the coding sequence ATGACGAACATCCGCCATGGGCTGTTGCTTGCCGCCACGTGTCTGGCCGGCGCATCGCCCGCCGCCGCGCAACAGGCGCTGACGCTCGCCTCGCCCGACGGGACCATCGTCTTCTCCCTGAACGGCAGCACCGGCGGCCCCCCGCAATTCCAGGTCGCCCGCCGCGGCGAACCGGTCATCGCCCCGTCCCCCCTAGGCTTCAACTTCACCGACGGCTCCCGCACCGACGCGCTCAGCGCACGCGAACTGCGTCGCTCGGTCGCGGACCGGATGCTGCCGCTGGTCGCGACCAAGACGGCCAAGGCGCGCGACCATTATAACGAGATGGTCGTGGCGCTTGCCGATCCGGCCGGTGCCCGCGCGGCCATCGAACTGACGGTGCGTGCCTATGACGACGGCATCGCCTTTCGCTACACCATGCCGGGCGGCGCCAAGCCCACCGAGATCCGCGTCGAGCGGACCGGTTTCTCCTTCCCGACCGACGACAAATGCTGGGGCCTGAACGTCGGCCGCTTCACCTCCAGCCATGAGGGTTATTATGACCCTCTGACGATCAGCCAGCTTCGACCGACCGACCTGTACGACAATCCGCTGCTGTGCCGCACGCCCAGCGGCGCGACCAACTTCATGCTGACCGAGGCGGACCTGACCGATTATCCGGGCAGTTACTTTGCCGGGCGCGGAGATGGCGGCCTGGGGGTCGAGGTGGTGCAGGCGATGCTGCCGGGCGAGTTGCGGACGGCGGTGCGCAAGGCGGCGGGGCAGGCGGTGGTAACGCCGTGGCGCGTGGTGCTGATGGCGGACAAGGCAGGGGACCTGATCGCGTCGAACACGATCGGCAACCTCAATCCGCAGCCGAGCGGCGACTGGTCGTGGCTGAAGCCGGGCAAGTCCGCCTGGGACTGGTGGTCCGGGCCATATTTCCCCGGTCAGGCGCCCGAGCCGATGACCATGACCGGCCTGAAGAAGCTGATCGACTTTGCCGGTCAGGCGGGGCTGCCCTATCTGCTGGTCGACGAGGGGTGGGCACTGAACTCGGGCGTCGGCGGCTCCGCACCGCCCGATACCGACATCACGAAGACGCAAAGCGGCCTGAACATGCCCGAGCTGGTCGCCTATGCGAAGGCGCGGCGCGTCGACCTGTTGCTCTGGCTGCAATGGAGCCAGCTCGATCAGCGGCTGGAGGAAGCGCTCGATCAATATGCCCGCTGGGGGATCAAGGGCATCAAGGTCGACTTCATGGATCGCAACGACCAGCCGATGGTGAATTATTATCACCGCGTGCTGGCGGCGGCGGCCAAGCGGCACCTGATGGTCGACCTGCACGGTGCCTATCCGCCGACCGGTCTGGCGCGGACCTGGCCCAACTTCGTCACGCAGGAAGGCGTGATGGGGGCGGAATACAACAAATGGTCACGCCTCATCACCGCGCGGCACAACGTCAATCTCGCCTTTACGCGCATGGTGCTGGGCCCGCTCGACTATACGCCGGGGGGCTTTCGCAATCGCACGCCGGCCGACTTCCAGATCGTCAACAGCCCGCCCCAGGTACAGACGACGCGCGGCGCGGCACTTGCCATGTATGTGGTCTGGGAAAGCCCGCTGCAAATGGTCTCCGACAGCCCGGACGCCTATGCCGGCCAGCCGGAATTCGGCTTCATCCAGGCGGTGCCCACGGTGTGGGACGAAACCCGATTCCTCGACGGCGACATCGACAGCCATGTCGTCATCGCCCGGCGCAAGGGACGGGACTGGTATATCGGCGCGATGACGACCGAACAGGGCCGCCCCGTCACCCTGCCGCTCAATTTCCTCGGCAAGGGGCGGTTCAAGGCGGAGATCTGGCAGGACGGCGCCGCCGCCGACCAGGCGGTGCGCAGCAACCGGACCGTTTCCGCGGAGGACAGCCTGTCGCTGCTGCTGGCGCCTTCGGGGGGCGCGGCCGTGCGCCTGACGCCGGCGGGGTAG